A single region of the Nicotiana sylvestris chromosome 6, ASM39365v2, whole genome shotgun sequence genome encodes:
- the LOC138870230 gene encoding uncharacterized protein: MSASWPFIAWGMDVIGPIEPVSSNGHSHLMKEVCQRFKITHRNSTPYRPKANGAIEAANKNIKKILRNMVQGSRQWREKLPFALLGYCTTVRTSVGANPYSLIYGTEAVIPVEVEILSRRIVAKADIEDDWVKTCLEQLSLIDEKRLAAVCHGQLDQKIMARAYNKKVHPRKFEVRQQVLKHILPHQPEAKGKFTPN, translated from the exons atgtccgcaTCGTGGCCCTttattgcttggggcatggatgtcattggaccaattgagcctgtgtcatcaaatgggcacag tcatttgatgaaagaagtatgtcaacggtttaagattacgcatcgaaATTCCACCCCgtaccgccccaaggcgaatggagcaatagaggcagccaacaagaacataaagaagatacttcggaatatggtgcaaggttccaggcaatggcgtGAAAAGTTACCTTTTGCTTTGCTGGGTTACTGCACTACTGTTCGAACTTCAGTAGGTGCAAATCCTTATTCGTTGATATATggtactgaagcagtgatacctgtgGAAGTTGAAATTTTATCCCGCCGGATTGTTGCTAAAGCCGACATTGAGGATGACTGGGTCAAAACCTgtttggagcaattaagtttgattgacgagaaaagactagcagcagtgtgtcatggccagttagaTCAAAAGAtcatggcaagagcatacaacaagaaggtgcatccTCGGAAATTTGAAGTACGTCAGCAGGTgttgaaacacatccttccacatcaacctgaagctaaaggcaagtttacCCCAAATTAG